A genomic stretch from Bosea sp. F3-2 includes:
- the irrA gene encoding iron response transcriptional regulator IrrA — MSVLTNKDRDHKPVAGDHIPWPQKNPASCPISSVKARLRSAGLRPTRQRMALGWLLFAKGDRHVSAEMLYEEALRAREPLSLATVYNTLRQFSEAGLLRQVSVSGPKTFFDTNVSEHHHFYNEDDETVTDIPGSTIHVAGLPEAPEGMVISSVEVIVRLRRADGEEVETKRVVGHHA, encoded by the coding sequence ATGAGCGTTCTGACGAACAAGGATCGGGATCACAAGCCGGTGGCGGGCGACCATATTCCGTGGCCGCAGAAAAACCCTGCCTCGTGCCCGATCAGCTCGGTGAAGGCTCGTCTGCGCTCTGCTGGCCTGCGGCCGACGCGCCAGCGCATGGCGCTGGGCTGGCTGCTCTTCGCGAAGGGCGACCGCCATGTCAGCGCCGAGATGCTCTATGAGGAGGCGCTGCGCGCCCGCGAGCCCTTGTCGCTGGCAACCGTCTACAACACGCTGCGCCAGTTCTCGGAAGCCGGCCTGTTGCGCCAGGTCTCGGTCTCCGGGCCGAAGACCTTCTTCGACACGAACGTGTCGGAGCATCACCATTTCTATAATGAGGACGACGAGACCGTCACGGATATCCCGGGCTCGACCATCCACGTAGCCGGCCTGCCGGAGGCACCGGAAGGGATGGTGATCTCCTCGGTCGAGGTGATCGTGCGGCTGCGCCGCGCCGATGGCGAAGAGGTCGAGACCAAGCGCGTGGTGGGTCATCACGCGTGA
- the bfr gene encoding bacterioferritin, with translation MKGDKKVIEYLNKGLRSELTAINQYWLHYRMLDNWGLKEMAKTWKKESIEEMVHADRFVDRILFLEGFPNLQTLDQLRIGENVKEVIECDLKAELEARTLYQDAAKYCRDVGDYPSEDLFKALMKDEEGHIDFLETQLDLIDRVGLELYTQKHIGGLEGDDHDH, from the coding sequence ATGAAGGGCGATAAGAAGGTCATCGAATATCTCAACAAGGGGCTGCGCTCGGAGCTCACCGCCATCAACCAGTACTGGCTGCATTACCGGATGCTCGACAATTGGGGGCTGAAGGAGATGGCCAAGACCTGGAAGAAGGAATCGATCGAGGAGATGGTCCATGCGGACCGTTTCGTCGACCGCATCCTCTTCCTTGAAGGTTTCCCGAACCTGCAGACGCTCGACCAGCTGCGCATTGGCGAAAACGTCAAGGAAGTGATCGAGTGCGATCTCAAGGCCGAGCTTGAGGCGCGCACCCTCTATCAGGACGCGGCGAAATACTGCCGCGACGTCGGCGACTACCCGTCCGAGGATCTGTTCAAGGCGCTGATGAAGGATGAGGAAGGCCATATCGACTTCCTCGAGACGCAGCTCGACCTGATCGACCGGGTCGGCCTGGAACTCTATACCCAGAAGCATATCGGCGGCCTCGAAGGCGACGATCACGACCACTGA
- a CDS encoding cold-shock protein, with amino-acid sequence MFDRRKPPAAQPFVTHENIEAKVKWFDPEKGFGFASPSDGSGDVFLHVSAIGPLDQQDLLPGATIVADLGEGRRGLQVVAVHEIDASTATQTAPAPRTFSPRPPRDDFGGGYGDRDRGGFGGGDRGGYGDRDRGGFGGDRGPRGGGFQDRDSGPVEGPFDGAVKFFNADRGFGFIAPDKGGPDVFLHVSSLSRSGLQPPTDGQRVRFSIRAGRKGPEAANVSFI; translated from the coding sequence ATGTTCGATCGTCGTAAGCCTCCTGCTGCCCAGCCCTTCGTCACGCACGAAAATATCGAAGCCAAGGTTAAGTGGTTCGACCCCGAGAAGGGGTTCGGTTTCGCATCGCCCTCCGACGGTTCGGGCGATGTCTTCCTGCACGTCTCGGCGATCGGCCCGCTCGACCAGCAGGACCTGCTGCCCGGCGCCACCATCGTCGCCGATCTCGGCGAAGGCCGCCGCGGACTCCAAGTCGTTGCGGTCCATGAGATCGACGCGTCCACGGCAACCCAGACCGCGCCGGCTCCGCGCACCTTCTCGCCGCGCCCGCCGCGTGACGATTTCGGCGGCGGCTACGGCGATCGTGATCGCGGCGGCTTCGGCGGCGGTGATCGTGGCGGCTATGGCGATCGTGATCGCGGTGGCTTCGGCGGCGACCGTGGCCCTCGCGGCGGCGGCTTCCAGGATCGCGACAGCGGTCCGGTCGAAGGCCCGTTCGACGGCGCCGTGAAGTTCTTCAATGCGGATCGCGGCTTCGGCTTCATCGCCCCCGACAAGGGCGGCCCGGACGTCTTCCTGCACGTCTCGTCGCTCAGCCGCAGCGGTCTTCAGCCGCCGACCGACGGGCAGCGCGTGCGCTTCTCGATTCGCGCCGGCCGCAAGGGCCCGGAAGCTGCGAACGTCAGCTTCATCTGA
- a CDS encoding GNAT family N-acetyltransferase → MARSKFAGVKAGIGVIRRLWPTERDLLREHLLRLDPVTRHQRFGTAVNDAFLENYAATTFGVGGLVYAYVEDGVVRGAAELRGLDDIVAQTGEAAFSVESGWRRRGIGTDLFHRLITAARNRSIRTLYMTCLPGNAAMRRLAAKFEADLVGGYADVEGVITTGGPTPFTILDEALDNATGFATIALSIQKNFWPTTLLARALRA, encoded by the coding sequence TTGGCTCGTTCGAAATTCGCCGGCGTGAAGGCCGGCATTGGCGTGATCCGGCGGCTGTGGCCGACGGAGCGCGATCTGCTGCGGGAACATCTGCTCCGGCTCGATCCGGTGACACGCCATCAGCGATTCGGCACGGCGGTCAATGATGCCTTTCTCGAGAACTATGCGGCTACGACCTTCGGCGTGGGCGGACTCGTCTATGCCTATGTCGAGGATGGGGTTGTCCGTGGTGCCGCCGAACTGCGCGGCCTCGACGACATCGTGGCGCAGACAGGCGAGGCGGCTTTCAGCGTCGAGAGCGGCTGGCGCCGGCGCGGTATCGGCACGGATCTTTTTCACCGACTGATCACCGCGGCGCGCAACCGCAGCATCCGCACGCTTTACATGACCTGCCTGCCTGGGAACGCGGCGATGCGCCGGCTCGCCGCCAAGTTCGAAGCGGATCTCGTCGGCGGCTACGCGGATGTGGAAGGCGTGATCACGACCGGGGGGCCGACGCCCTTCACGATTCTCGACGAAGCGCTGGACAATGCGACAGGCTTTGCGACGATCGCCCTGTCGATCCAGAAGAACTTCTGGCCGACGACCCTGCTCGCCCGCGCACTCAGAGCATAA
- a CDS encoding AprI/Inh family metalloprotease inhibitor, translating into MMTTTATPAALTRAAALLPLLVLTACAGSQRFSGPVMNPPSYNQPVLPSAPPVSSAPITSEPLPPPGGYPAASAPPPAGGGLPAPQDPFFNPNAGAPQGQALPPGGQPLPPTGQPEQAPGLRGSSNQVAGLGASAATPRPAASRDNMVGGWTAREATGGSCRIQLSSTPTLDLYRASSSGCANRDLQKISAWDYRDGEVYLYQQGGTVAARLRGGGSSLDGAVTKSGAALSLSR; encoded by the coding sequence ATGATGACGACGACTGCCACGCCTGCCGCCCTCACCCGCGCGGCTGCCCTTCTGCCTCTGCTGGTTCTGACCGCCTGCGCAGGCTCTCAGCGCTTCTCCGGCCCGGTAATGAACCCGCCATCCTACAACCAGCCGGTCCTGCCTTCCGCACCGCCGGTCTCCTCGGCGCCGATTACGTCGGAGCCGTTGCCGCCGCCCGGTGGCTATCCAGCCGCATCCGCCCCGCCGCCGGCAGGGGGTGGCCTGCCCGCGCCGCAGGATCCGTTCTTCAACCCCAACGCCGGCGCGCCGCAGGGCCAGGCGCTGCCACCTGGCGGCCAGCCTTTGCCGCCGACAGGCCAGCCAGAGCAGGCACCCGGCCTGCGCGGCAGCAGCAATCAGGTCGCCGGCCTCGGCGCGAGCGCCGCCACGCCGCGCCCGGCCGCAAGCCGCGACAACATGGTCGGCGGCTGGACGGCGCGGGAAGCGACCGGCGGCTCATGCCGGATTCAGCTGTCGAGCACGCCGACGCTCGATCTCTATCGCGCCAGCTCGTCAGGCTGCGCGAATCGGGATCTCCAGAAGATTTCGGCCTGGGATTATCGCGACGGCGAGGTCTATCTCTACCAGCAGGGCGGCACCGTTGCGGCGCGCCTGCGCGGCGGCGGCAGCTCGCTCGACGGCGCGGTGACCAAGTCGGGCGCGGCACTGTCGCTCAGCAGGTAA
- a CDS encoding RidA family protein, giving the protein MKPLNPAAIAPPFARYSHGMELPAGRRLVFCSGQLGIAADGSVPEDVRAQADLCFANIAAILAEAGMTLADIVRVNAYVTDRAHMKGYMEARDAHVGTPPPASTLMIVSGFTRPEFKVEIEVVAAAA; this is encoded by the coding sequence ATGAAGCCGCTCAACCCCGCCGCGATCGCGCCGCCCTTCGCCCGCTACAGCCATGGCATGGAACTGCCGGCGGGCCGGCGGCTCGTCTTCTGCTCGGGCCAGCTGGGGATTGCCGCCGATGGGAGCGTGCCCGAGGATGTCCGGGCGCAGGCCGATCTGTGCTTCGCCAATATCGCCGCGATCCTGGCCGAGGCCGGGATGACGCTCGCCGACATCGTGCGGGTCAATGCCTATGTCACCGACCGCGCCCATATGAAGGGCTATATGGAAGCGCGCGACGCCCATGTCGGCACGCCGCCACCGGCCTCGACCCTGATGATCGTCTCGGGCTTCACCCGGCCGGAATTCAAGGTCGAGATCGAGGTGGTGGCGGCTGCTGCCTGA